A single Marinilabiliales bacterium DNA region contains:
- a CDS encoding UDP-N-acetylmuramoyl-tripeptide--D-alanyl-D-alanine ligase, with the protein MSVKALYDIFQRSEGVTTDSRHDIHGKLFFALRGERYDGHAFVRQSLEKGCYRAVIDDERYAADERTVKVDNVLSSLQALAAYHRKRFDIPVIAITGSNGKTTTKELMRDVLGRLFRTLATEGNLNNHIGVPLTLLRLRKEHEIAVIEMGANHIGEIDLLCRIARPDHGLITNIGRAHLEGFGSLQGVFRAKGELFRYLKSTGGKAFVNNDQDLLSDLARELELDAIYYGSSGYCNVRGRLTEDGPGTGLEVAAGNPPSVYNVKSSLAGSYNFENILAAVCVGDHFKVPPDQIINAVGEYIPGNNRSQIMQTARNRILLDAYNANPDSMRSALLNFTLQPGENKSVILGDMLELGRYEEEEHMEIVRLINGHNYREVILVGSAFSRIPLPKDYIHFENTGLLIEWLAKNPVRDRFVLLKGSRGIGLERCLPLL; encoded by the coding sequence ATGTCTGTTAAAGCATTATATGATATTTTCCAGCGGTCGGAAGGCGTCACGACTGACAGCCGCCATGATATCCACGGGAAACTGTTTTTTGCCCTGAGGGGAGAGAGGTATGATGGACACGCTTTTGTGAGGCAATCGCTCGAAAAAGGCTGTTACAGGGCTGTGATCGATGATGAGCGATATGCTGCAGACGAAAGGACGGTTAAGGTAGATAATGTCCTTTCATCTCTCCAGGCACTTGCGGCATATCACCGGAAAAGGTTTGATATTCCTGTGATTGCAATAACAGGTTCGAACGGGAAGACAACCACCAAGGAACTTATGCGTGATGTTTTAGGCAGGTTGTTCCGGACACTTGCAACTGAGGGGAACCTGAACAACCATATAGGTGTACCGCTTACTCTTTTAAGGTTGCGAAAGGAACATGAGATTGCAGTTATTGAAATGGGAGCCAATCATATTGGCGAAATTGATTTGTTGTGCCGGATAGCCCGGCCTGATCACGGACTTATAACCAATATAGGCAGGGCCCACCTGGAAGGTTTTGGATCGCTGCAGGGGGTATTCCGGGCCAAGGGTGAGCTTTTCAGGTACCTTAAATCCACAGGAGGCAAAGCGTTTGTCAACAATGATCAGGATCTGCTGTCAGATCTTGCCAGGGAGCTTGAGCTTGATGCCATATATTACGGCAGCAGCGGTTACTGCAATGTGAGGGGAAGGCTTACAGAAGATGGGCCGGGAACCGGGTTGGAGGTTGCTGCTGGTAATCCCCCCTCTGTTTACAATGTAAAAAGCAGTCTGGCAGGATCCTACAATTTCGAGAACATACTCGCCGCAGTATGTGTGGGTGACCATTTCAAGGTTCCGCCTGATCAGATCATAAATGCGGTAGGCGAATACATTCCCGGCAATAACAGGTCACAGATCATGCAAACAGCCCGGAACAGGATCCTTCTTGATGCATATAACGCCAACCCCGACAGCATGAGATCTGCCCTGCTCAATTTTACCCTGCAACCCGGAGAAAACAAATCGGTTATACTTGGCGACATGCTGGAACTAGGACGTTATGAAGAGGAGGAGCACATGGAGATAGTAAGGCTTATAAACGGCCATAATTACAGGGAAGTGATACTTGTGGGATCTGCTTTCAGCAGGATACCTCTTCCCAAAGATTATATCCATTTTGAAAACACCGGGTTGCTTATTGAATGGCTTGCAAAAAACCCTGTACGCGACCGGTTCGTTTTGCTTAAGGGCTCAAGGGGTATTGGACTGGAACGGTGTCTCCCGCTGCTTTAG
- the gldJ gene encoding gliding motility lipoprotein GldJ has translation MKLRTILSLLILAVIISSCGMLGGRRTDVSSTTGWRYNDPEMGGFEVTQLYEQETGPGLVFIEGGTFTMGRTQEDVMYDWNNIPRRVTVSSFYMDETEVSNVDYREYLHWLRRVYIDYPEVHREALPDTTVWRSPLGYNEPYVETYFRHPAFNDYPVVGVNWLQANDYCIWRTDRVNEMILIREGFIEWDPNQVNENNFNTEAYLAGQYEGLVLQNLPSLSPEGGERRIRQEDGILLPKYRLPTEAEWEFAAVGLIGNTYEERIYGRRIYPWDGHHTRNDSRRHLGQMRANFVRGRGDYMGVAGHLNDNAEITAPVRSFWPNDYGLYNMAGNVNEWVQDVYRPLSHLDVDEFRPFRGNVFTKLVVDEEGNVAEKDHLGRLRREPITEEDAFSSPNITEADNINFRDGDHISSLAFSDDDPGEHRMYSQREGDFSTLISDEVRVYKGGSWRDRAYWLSPGTRRFLHQEESRDDLGFRCAMNRVGGPIGN, from the coding sequence ATGAAATTAAGAACCATATTGTCGCTCCTGATTTTGGCGGTGATTATTTCTTCCTGCGGTATGCTGGGAGGAAGAAGGACCGATGTTTCCTCCACTACGGGATGGCGCTACAATGATCCGGAGATGGGAGGATTTGAAGTAACTCAGCTTTATGAGCAGGAGACGGGTCCCGGCCTGGTGTTTATTGAGGGCGGAACCTTTACCATGGGACGCACCCAGGAGGATGTAATGTATGACTGGAACAACATCCCCCGAAGAGTGACTGTCAGTTCATTCTATATGGATGAAACTGAAGTTTCCAATGTTGATTACAGGGAGTATCTTCATTGGTTAAGAAGGGTTTATATTGATTATCCTGAAGTTCACAGGGAGGCTTTGCCTGACACCACCGTGTGGCGGAGCCCGCTTGGTTACAATGAGCCATATGTAGAAACATACTTCCGTCACCCGGCTTTTAATGACTATCCGGTGGTCGGAGTAAACTGGCTACAGGCTAATGACTATTGTATCTGGCGTACCGACCGTGTAAACGAGATGATCCTGATCAGGGAGGGATTTATTGAGTGGGACCCCAACCAGGTTAATGAGAACAACTTCAATACAGAGGCTTATCTTGCCGGACAGTATGAGGGTCTTGTTCTCCAGAACCTTCCGTCCTTGTCACCCGAAGGCGGAGAACGCAGGATAAGGCAGGAAGATGGCATCCTGCTGCCAAAATACCGGCTTCCGACCGAGGCCGAATGGGAGTTCGCAGCAGTGGGTCTGATCGGCAACACATACGAGGAGCGGATATACGGCCGCAGGATATATCCATGGGACGGGCACCATACCAGGAATGATTCCAGGAGGCACCTGGGTCAGATGAGGGCCAATTTTGTCAGGGGACGTGGCGATTACATGGGTGTTGCCGGGCATCTTAACGACAATGCTGAGATAACAGCGCCGGTGAGATCTTTCTGGCCAAATGATTACGGTCTCTATAATATGGCAGGTAATGTAAATGAGTGGGTGCAGGATGTCTACAGGCCCCTTTCCCACCTTGATGTTGATGAATTCAGGCCTTTCCGCGGTAATGTTTTTACAAAGCTGGTGGTTGACGAGGAGGGCAATGTAGCTGAGAAAGATCATCTTGGGAGACTCAGGAGAGAGCCCATTACGGAAGAGGATGCATTCTCGAGCCCCAATATTACCGAGGCCGACAACATAAATTTCCGTGACGGCGATCATATTTCCAGTCTTGCTTTTTCAGATGATGATCCCGGTGAGCACAGGATGTATTCGCAGCGCGAAGGTGATTTCTCCACTCTCATAAGTGATGAGGTAAGAGTATATAAGGGCGGATCCTGGAGAGACAGGGCCTACTGGCTTTCTCCCGGGACCAGGAGGTTCCTGCACCAGGAGGAATCAAGAGATGACCTGGGTTTCAGGTGTGCCATGAACCGGGTGGGAGGACCTATAGGAAATTAA